In a single window of the Balaenoptera acutorostrata chromosome 3, mBalAcu1.1, whole genome shotgun sequence genome:
- the LGALS3 gene encoding galectin-3: MADSFSLNDALPGSGNPNPQGWPGAWGNQPAGAGGYPGASYPGAYPGQAPPGPYPGQGPPGGYPGQAPPGAYPGPTAPGYPGPTAPGYPGPAAPGYPGPTAPGAYPGPGVYPPPGQPSAPGAYPAAGPYGSPSGPLNVPYDLPFSGGVMPHMLITILGTVKPNANRLALDFKTGNDVAFHFNPRFNEDNRRVIVCNSKLNNNWGKEERQMVFPFESGKPFKIQVLVEADHFKVAVNDAHLLQYSHRVKNLREISKLGISGDINLTSASHTMV; encoded by the exons ATGGCAGACAGTTTTTCG CTTAACGATGCCTTACCTGGGTCTGGAAACCCAAACCCTCAAGGGTGGCCTGGTGCATGGGGAAACCAGCCTGCCGGGGCAGGAGGCTACCCGGGGGCATCCTATCCTGGGGCCTACCCCGGACAGGCACCACCCGGCCCCTACCCTGGCCAGGGACCTCCTGGGGGTTACCCAGGCCAGGCACCTCCAGGGGCCTACCCTGGCCCAACTGCACCTGGTTATCCTGGCCCAACTGCACCTGGTTATCCTGGCCCAGCTGCACCTGGTTATCCTGGCCCAACTGCACCAGGTGCCTACCCCGGGCCTGGGGTCTACCCACCTCCTGGACAGCCAAGTGCTCCTGGAGCCTACCCTGCTGCTGGCCCTTACGGCAGCCCTTCTGGACCCCTG AATGTGCCTTATGACCTGCCTTTTTCTGGAGGAGTCATGCCTCACATGCTGATAACAATCCTGGGCACAGTAAAGCCCAATGCAAACAG ACTTGCTTTAGATTTCAAGACAGGGAATGATGTCGCCTTCCACTTTAACCCACGCTTCAATGAGGACAACAGGAGAGTCATTGTTTGTAATTCGAAGCTGAATAATAactgggggaaggaagaaagacagaTGGTTTTCCCATTTGAAAGTGGTAAACCTTTCAAA ATACAAGTCCTGGTTGAAGCTGACCACTTCAAGGTTGCAGTCAATGACGCTCACTTGTTGCAGTACAGTCATCGGGTGAAAAATCTCAGGGAAATCAGCAAACTGGGAATTTCTGGTGACATAAATCTCACCAGTGCTTCGCACACCATGGTATAA